The Plasmodium malariae genome assembly, chromosome: 3 genome window below encodes:
- the SufS gene encoding cysteine desulfurase, putative has translation MTTKMRTRTKTRTRMRTRMRMRTRTRTDNSCVPKIIKRNVELKALVEKPQIDNNIINYFKDIRGEFPFYQKKKDCPVYFDSAATTHKPSCVIRKIEHFYSSENSNIHRGIYKLSREATNSYEHVRKIVKDYINCDSAQEIVFTNGATYGLNLVCNMLMDKVIMEIEDEIYISYLEHHSNIIPWQEEIKKRKKGKLKYIPLKTSGYVNIKKMEKIVSSKMKVVSISHVSNVLGNIQNVSRLIKKIKKKNPNIIVIIDASQSFAHLKYDIKKMIQNKCNPDILIASGHKFCASLGSGFIYIKKSLTCSYKFKPLLYGSNIITQVKKYKSKFVSSPQLFETGTQNIAAILSMGVSLLFLKKIQKNYSYIYEMYLYDLLIYYLNKFLKDKLIQLPWTVQSSLNCNHNTDYTNHSIGKPHDHHVKEQVEKNSNPSSLDFKIYIHNSRKVRRKKIGILPLWSDSFSSFDLVTFLDFKNICIRSGHHCASLLHHYFLKIPESSRISIFFYNTPEEVHYLAEQIAAVALMLNELKR, from the exons ATGACTACAAAAATGAGAACGAGAACGAAAACGAGAACGAGAATGAGAACGAGAATGAGAATGAGAACGAGAACAAGAACGGACAATTCGTGCGTTCCGAAAATTATTAAGCGAAATGTAGAATTAAAAGCACTAGTTGAAAAGCCGCAGATCGACAAcaacataataaattattttaaagatattaGAGGCGAATTCCCCTtctatcaaaaaaaaaaggattgcCCTGTTTACTTTGACAGCGCGGCAACTACACACAAGCCCTCCTGCGTAATTCGG AAAATAGAGCACTTTTACTCAAGCGAGAATTCCAACATCCACCGTGGCATTTACAAACTCAGCCGCGAAGCAACGAACAGCTACGAGCATGTGCGAAAAATAGTAAAGGATTACATCAATTGTGATAGCGCACAAGAAATAGTGTTCACCAATGGTGCAACATATGGACTGAATTTAGTGTGTAACATGCTTATGGATAAAGTTATAATGGAAATTGAAGACGAAATTTATATAAGCTATTTAGAGCATCACTCAAATATTATTCCATGgcaagaagaaataaaaaaaagaaaaaaaggaaaattaaaatatatacctttAAAAACAAGTggatatgttaatataaaaaagatggAAAAAATTGTAAGTAGTAAAATGAAAGTAGTATCAATAAGTCATGTTTCCAATGTATTAGGCAATATACAAAATGTTAGCagacttataaaaaaaataaaaaaaaaaaatcctaATATTATCGTAATAATTGATGCATCTCAAAGTTTTgcacatttaaaatatgatataaaaaaaatgatacaaAATAAGTGCAATCCTGATATATTAATTGCATCAGGCCATAAATTTTGCGCATCATTAGGTAGCggttttatttatataaaaaaatccttaacatgttcatataaatttaagcCACTCTTATATGgaagtaatataataacacaagtgaaaaaatataaatcaaaatttGTCTCTTCCCCTCAACTTTTTGAAACTGGCACACAAAACATTGCTGCCATTTTGTCTATGGGTGTTTCTCTtctatttttgaaaaaaattcaaaaaaattattcttatatatatgaaatgtaTTTGTACGATTTGCTCATTTACTACTTGAATAAATTCCTTAAAGATAAATTAATACAACTCCCGTGGACAGTTCAATCTTCTCTCAATTGCAATCATAACACAGATTATACTAACCACAGCATAGGAAAACCACATGACCATCATGTTAAGGAACaagtagaaaaaaattcCAATCCATCTTCACTTGATTTCAAGATTTACATTCATAACAGTAGAAAGGTACgacgaaaaaaaattggaataCTACCTCTATGGTCTGACAGTTTTTCCTCCTTCGATTTAGTTACATTTCtagattttaaaaatatatgtataaggtCAGGACACCACTGTGCATCCTTATTACAtcattactttttaaaaatacctGAAAGCTCAAGgatatccatttttttttataacacaCCAGAGGAAGTACATTACTTAGCTGAGCAGATTGCTGCAGTAGCACTCATGCTCAATGAATTAAAAAGGTAA